Proteins encoded together in one Canis aureus isolate CA01 chromosome 21, VMU_Caureus_v.1.0, whole genome shotgun sequence window:
- the FLRT1 gene encoding leucine-rich repeat transmembrane protein FLRT1, with the protein MVVAHPATTATTTPTATVTATVMMTTATMDLRDWLFLCYGLIAFLTEVIDSTTCPSVCRCDNGFIYCNDRGLTSIPADIPDDATTLYLQNNQINNAGIPQDLKTKVNVQVIYLYENDLDEFPVNLPCSLRELHLQDNNVRTIARDSLARIPLLEKLHLDDNSVSTVSIEEDAFADSKQLKLLFLSRNHLSSIPSGLPRTLEELRLDDNRISTIPLHAFKGLNSLRRLVLDGNLLANQRIADDTFSRLQNLTELSLVRNSLAAPPLNLPSAHLQKLYLQDNAISHIPYNTLAKMRELERLDLSNNNLTTLPRGLFDDLENLAQLLLRNNPWFCGCNLMWLRDWVQARAAVVNVRGLMCQGPEKVRGMAIRDITSEMDECFETGSQGGAANAAAKTTASNHASATTPQGSLFTLKAKRPGLRLPDSSLDYPMATGEGTKTLAIHVKPLTADSIRITWKATLPASSFRLSWLRLGHSPAVGSITETLVQGDKTEYLLTALEPKSTYIICMVTMETGNAYVADETPVCAKAETADSHGPTTTLNQEQNADAMAGLPLAGIIGGAVALVFLFLVLGAICWYVHRAGELLTRDRAYNRGSRKKDDYMESGTKKDNSILEIRGPGLQMLPINPYRAKEEYVVHTIFPSNGSSLCKGTHTIGYGTTRGYRDGGIPDIDYTYT; encoded by the coding sequence ATGGTGGTGGCACACCCGGCCACCACCGCCACTACCACACCCACTGCCACTGTCACAGCCACTGTCATGATGACCACGGCCACCATGGACCTGCGGGACTGGCTTTTCCTCTGCTACGGGCTCATCGCCTTCCTGACGGAGGTCATCGACAGCACCACCTGCCCCTCAGTGTGCCGCTGTGACAATGGCTTCATCTACTGCAACGACCGGGGACTTACCTCCATCCCTGCTGACATCCCCGACGACGCCACCACCCTCTACCTGCAGAACAACCAGATCAACAATGCTGGCATCCCCCAGGACCTCAAGACCAAGGTCAATGTGCAGGTCATCTACCTGTACGAGAATGACCTGGACGAGTTCCCGGTCAACCTGCCCTGCTCCCTGCGGGAGCTGCACCTACAGGACAACAACGTGCGCACAATTGCCAGGGACTCACTGGCCCGCATCCCACTGCTAGAGAAGCTGCATCTGGATGACAACTCTGTGTCCACCGTCAGCATCGAAGAGGATGCCTTTGCCGACAGCAAGCAGCTCAAACTGCTCTTCCTGAGCCGGAACCACCTGAGCAGCATCCCCTCGGGACTGCCCCGCACGCTGGAGGAGCTGCGGCTGGATGACAACCGCATCTCCACCATCCCGCTTCACGCCTTCAAGGGCCTCAACAGCCTCCGGCGCCTGGTGCTCGATGGCAACCTGCTGGCCAACCAGCGCATTGCCGACGACACATTCAGCCGCCTGCAAAACCTCACCGAGCTGTCACTGGTGCGCAACTCACTGGCCGCCCCACCCCTGAACCTGCCCAGCGCCCACCTGCAGAAGCTGTACCTGCAGGACAACGCCATCAGCCACATCCCCTACAACACGCTAGCCAAGATGCGCGAGCTGGAACGCCTGGACCTGTCCAACAACAACCTCACCACGTTGCCCCGTGGCCTGTTCGACGACCTGGAGAACCTGGCGCAGCTGCTACTGAGGAACAACCCCTGGTTCTGCGGCTGTAACCTCATGTGGCTGCGGGACTGGGTGCAGGCGCGGGCAGCCGTGGTCAATGTGCGCGGCCTCATGTGCCAGGGCCCCGAGAAGGTCCGCGGCATGGCCATCAGGGACATCACCAGCGAGATGGATGAGTGCTTCGAGACGGGCTCCCAGGGGGGCGCAGCCAACGCGGCTGCCAAGACCACGGCCAGCAACCATGCCTCTGCCACCACACCCCAGGGCTCGCTCTTCACCCTCAAGGCCAAGAGGCCAGGGCTACGCCTCCCTGACTCCAGCCTCGACTACCCCATGGCCACAGGCGAGGGCACCAAGACCCTGGCCATCCACGTGAAGCCGCTGACGGCAGACTCCATCCGCATCACATGGAAGGCCACACTGCCGGCCTCCTCCTTCCGGCTCAGCTGGCTCCGCCTGGGCCACAGCCCTGCTGTGGGCTCCATCACGGAGACACTGGTGCAGGGGGATAAGACAGAGTACCTGTTGACAGCGCTGGAGCCCAAGTCCACCTACATCATCTGCATGGTCACCATGGAGACCGGCAACGCCTACGTGGCCGACGAGACGCCCGTGTGTGCCAAGGCGGAGACGGCAGACAGCCACGGCCCCACTACTACCCTTAATCAGGAGCAGAATGCGGATGCCATGGCGGGCCTGCCCCTGGCAGGCATCATTGGTGGCGCTGTGGCCCTCGTATTCCTCTTCCTGGTCCTGGGGGCCATCTGCTGGTACGTGCACCGGGCCGGCGAGCTGCTGACCCGAGATCGGGCCTACAATCGGGGCAGCCGGAAAAAGGATGACTATATGGAGTCAGGAACCAAGAAGGATAATTCCATCCTGGAAATCCGGGGCCCCGGGCTGCAGATGCTGCCCATCAACCCTTACCGCGCCAAAGAGGAGTACGTGGTCCACACCATCTTCCCCTCCAATGGCAGCAGCCTCTGTAAGGGCACACACACCATCGGCTACGGCACCACGCGGGGCTACCGGGATGGGGGCATCCCTGACATAGACTACACCTACACATGA